The DNA window CAACATATTCAAGGTATGTAAGGTAGCCATCATTATTAAAATCGTCTTCTTCTAACACTTTGTCGATAATTTCTACGGACGAAAGAACAGTTTACAAAGTTACCAATCAAGctggtaatattttttttagaatggTAATAATTGTCAATAATTATAGAGAGAGGAAAAACTGATTTATACAATTGACGACATTCGGTAATTTCTACAGTCAATggaaaaaatacacacaaaaagttGACAACAGTTACAGGAAAAATGCTTAAGTACAGCTAGAGGAATATGCACATGCTTACTAGTAACGTTATAACTATGGTATATAGAACTGATGAGCCTACAGTTCGGGAAGTGAAGAACTTAATACAAAACTATTAATATATGGTCAATAAtattctctctttcagctgccATACCAACAAACAAGGTGACATTGACCGTATGTAATTAAAGATAGTGTCACAAGTACATTGGTGTGAATAATTGATGACTACAGATAACCATAGCAAAGATGAATACTGAGAAATCATGACGATAGCAAAGATAAATACTGAGAAATCATAACGATAGCAAAGATAAATACTGAGAAATCATAACGATAGCAAAGATAAATACTGAGAAATCATAACGATAGCAAAGATGAATACTGAGAAATCATGACGATAGCAAAGATGAATACTGAGAAATCATAACGATAGCAAAGATGAATACTGAGAAATCATGACGATAGCAAAGATGAATACTGAGAAATCATAACGATAGCAAAGATGAATACTGAGAAATCATAACGATAGCAAAGATGAATACTGAGAAATCATGACGATAGCAAAGATGAATACTGAGAAATCATAACGATAGCAAAGATGAATACTGAGAAATCATGACGATAGCAAAGATGAATACTGAGAAATCATAACGATAGCAAAGATGAATACTGAGAAATCATGACGATAGCAAAGATGAATACTGAGAAATCATAACGATAGCAAAGATGAATACTGAGAAATCATGACGATAGCAAAGATGAATACTGAGAAATCATAACGATAGCAAAGATGAATACTGAGAAATCATGACGATAGCAAAGATGAATACTGAGAAATCATGACGATAGCAAAGATGAATACTGAGAAATCATGACGATAGCAAAGATGAATACTGAGAAATCATGACCATAGCAAAGATGAATACTGAGAAATCATAACCATAGCAAAGATGAATACTGAGAAATCATAACGATAGCAAAGATGAATACTGAGAAATCACGACGATAGCAAAGATAAATACTGAGAAATCACGACGATAGCAAAGATGAATACTGTGAAATCATGACGATAGCAAAGATGAATACTGAGAAATCATAACGATAGCAAAGATGAATACTGAGAAATCATAACGATAGCAAAGATGAATACTGAGAAATCATGACGATAGCAAAGATGCAAAGATGAATACTGAGAAATCATAACGATAGCAAAGATGAATACTGAGAAATCATAACGATAGCAAAGATGAATACTGAGAAATCAAAGCACAATTATAACATATAGTGACgtatacattacaaaattgatAAGTACTGCTATTCCTTTTGGTTTGTTTAAATAAGGAGATCAAAGACTGATGCATCAGCATAGGTGGATCCtctgtaaccatagtaacactATTTGAACATTGGTGAACTACTGTTTGTTGACCTAGAATTATCTTGGATATTGAGCACGTAAATGGTTTTATATAACCAACAATTAAAAATGTAACccttttaattaaaaaaaatttacgCGAATTCATTTCAATAATACAAAAGTATAAATCGAGAACAAGGAAGGAAGTTACACGGTTGTGTAAAGGACaagaaaactaaacaaaacactAGTTTATCAGTTGAGATTTCGAtaacgagtagtgacaactaaCCTGTGTATTTATCCTTTTCAGTCTCAATTGCATATGAAAACCTTAtcttattttattcatttattcgtCACAGAGACACTACACGTACGAACATGATAAGAAACgaaaatatatactataatagggaacttgcaatccagactaagcatgctcagacgcaaaggactatgggattatctgaagttatcgtattacctaatctggagctactgataaaataaacccccCTCAAAGATCAGgttgactatgaattgatcatttatggttacaaacaatataacaatattgttcataatcctaattgattagcatttattatcatatttcccattatgcaacattcaacatggcgggtttgcaagttccctattgagtGGGCAGTTGTTGTGACGCGCgagcgtgcgtgtgcgtgtgtatgtgtgtgtgtgtgtgtgtgtgtgtgtgtgtgtgtgtgtgtgtgtgagtgtgtgtgtgtgtatgtgtgtgtgtatgtgtgtgtgtatgtgtgtatgtatgtatgtatgtatgtgtgtgtgtatgtatgtatgtatgtatgtatgtatgtgtgtatatgtgtgtgtgtgtgcgtgtgcgtgtgtgtgtgtgtgtgtgtgtgtgtgtgtgtgactgggAGTTGGAAGATAGCTATTGCAAATCTGATAAGCCTCTAACTCACATATGGAATGCAATCTCACCTGTGTAATAACCTATTCTAGTCTCGATTTCTTGTGAAAGCTTGTCGTCCATTTCAATGTCATGATCGATCATGTGACTGAGTGCTGCTAGCATCTCAAGGCCATCAAGTTTGGTGTTGTTATCAAAATCATGCATTCTGTAGACATAAAACAAGGAGGGAATTACATTATTAAACATTTCAGTATTATGGTCAGTtgagtttttgttgttgaaaatgttgcaatttaatttgtcaaatattatattcattGATTCAGTCATCTGATGGAAAATAGGttgtaataattaaaaaaataaaataattaaaataaaacattaccaCTACGATGGGATcagtaattacaaaattaatttttgatGAAGTTAATAGAAACAGTGATTCGATTATTTTAATTATGAGTTATTGATTAATTACGTTGTCTAATCTGCAATTCTTACATTTGTAAGTTCACATCGTAAGGGTTTATACACAGGTCTATATCTAAGTTCACATCGTAAGGGTTTATACAAATGTCCATGTCTAAGTTCACATCGTAAGGGTTTATACACAGGTCCATGTCTAAGTTCACATCGTAAGGGTTTATACACAGGTCCATGTCTAAGTTCACATCGTAAGGGTTTATACACAGGTCTATGTCTAAGTTCACATCGTAAGGGTTTATACACAGGTCCATGTCTAAGTTCACATCGTAAGGGTTTATACACAGGTCCATGTCTAAGTTCACATCGTAAGGGTTTATACACAGGTCTATGTCTAAGTTCACATCGTAAGGGTTTATACACAGGTCCATGTCTAAATTCACATCGTAAGGGTTTATACAAAGGTCCATGTCTAAGTTCACATCGTAAGGGTTTATACACAGGTCCATGTATAAGTTCACATCGTAAGGGTTTATACACAGGTCCATGTCTAAGTTCACATCGTAAGGGTTTATACACAGGTCCATGTCTAAGTTCACATCGTAAGGGTTTATACACAGGTTTATATCTAAGTTCACATCGTAAGGGTTTATACACAGGTCCATGTCTAAGTTCACATCGTAAGGGTTTATACACAGGTCCATGTCTAAGTTCACATCGTAAGGGTTTATACACAGGTCCATGTCTAAGTTCACATCGTAAGGGTTTATACACAGGTCCATGTATAAGTTCACATCGTAAGGGTTTATACACAGGTCCATGTCTAAGTTCACATCGTAAAGGTTTATACACAGGTCCATGTCTACGTTCACATCGTAAGGGTTTATACACAGGTCTATGTATAGGGTCACACCGTAAGGGTTTATATACTGGTGTATGTCTAAGTTCACATCGTAAGGGTTTATACATAGGTTTATATCTAAGTTCACATCGTAAgggtttatatacaggtctatGTATAAGTTCACATCGTAAgggtttatatacaggtctatGTATAAGTTCACATCGTAAGGGTTTATACACAGGTCCATGTCTAAGTTCACATCGTAAGGGTTTATACACAGGTCTATGTCTAAGTTCACATCGTAAGGGTTTATACACAGGTCCATGTCTAAGTTCACATCGTAAGGGTTTATACACAGGTCTATGTATAAGTTCACATCGTAAGGGTTTATACACAGGTCCATGTCTAAGTTCACATCGTAAGGGTTTATACACAGGTCCATGTCTAAGTTCACATCGTAAGGGTTTATACACAGGTCCATGTATAAGTTCACATCGTAAGGGTTTATACACAGGTCCATGTATAAGTTCACATCGTAAGGGTTTATACACAGGTCCATGTATAAGTTCACATCGTAAGGGTTTATACACAGGTCCATGTATAAGTTCACATCGTAAGGGTTTATACACAGGTCCATGTATAAGTTCACAT is part of the Glandiceps talaboti chromosome 2, keGlaTala1.1, whole genome shotgun sequence genome and encodes:
- the LOC144453309 gene encoding multiple coagulation factor deficiency protein 2 homolog isoform X2, which gives rise to MSDEELEFHYFKMHDFDNNTKLDGLEMLAALSHMIDHDIEMDDKLSQEIETRIGYYTEIIDKVLEEDDFNNDGYLTYLEYVVARRRDDRAAKDAAAQKSSDL